One region of Anomaloglossus baeobatrachus isolate aAnoBae1 unplaced genomic scaffold, aAnoBae1.hap1 Scaffold_4939, whole genome shotgun sequence genomic DNA includes:
- the LOC142282075 gene encoding sperm-associated antigen 8-like produces the protein MLVLLPYFVFSDVSQDFLEELKSPLEETKVLESTSRRDYRVEGFSPQTPSPSKAQDYRTEQAKSFWTDNVHRITGVSDVRTRDSPFKKSSAFSTPISRYLDQTFPYSMENYPNM, from the exons ATGTTGGTGCTGCTCCCCTATTTTGTATTTTCTGATGTCAGTCAGGATTTCCTTGAAGAATTGAAGTCTCCTTTGGAGGAAACAAAAGTCCTAGAGTCTACTAGCCGGAGAGACTATCGGGTGGAGGGCTTCTCACCGCAGACTCCCAGTCCCAGTAAG GCTCAGGACTACCGGACAGAACAGGCCAAATCCTTCTGGACGGACAATGTGCACAGAATCACT GGAGTGTCGGATGTCAGAACAAGGGACTCTCCCTTCAAAAAGAGCTCCGCTTTTAGCACTCCAATATCACGCTATCTGGATCAGACGTTCCCGTACAGCATGGAAAATTATCCCAACATGTAA